Sequence from the Methanosarcina siciliae T4/M genome:
CATTAACAAAATCCAGATATATTCGTGTTTCAAACGGTTTAGACGGGCCTGTCACCAGCTTCTCTGCATCTCGGACTTCAGGAGAAGCGCCTCTTACTGTTGATTTTTCCGGCGAGGGAAAAGGATATCCAAAGTTGTGGAAATGGTCTTTCGGAGACGGGAATACTTCAACAGATAAAAATCCTGTATACACCTTCAATAAATCAGGACTTTATTCTGTTAGATTGACAGCAAGTAACGAAAAAGGCAGCAATACGTTGTCTAAAACCGGCTATATTGCGGTCTCAAGCCCTTTAGCTGTTCCTGTTCCAAAATTCTCTGCCTCCCTCACTTCAGGAAACCCCCCTCTTACGGTTAGTTTTACTGACCAGAGTACAGGGTCTCCAAATTCGTGGAAGTGGTCTTTCGGAGATGGGAATACTTCAACAGATAGAAACCCGGTACATACATTCAATGAATCAGGCCTTTATTCTGTCAGGTTGACGGTAAGTAATGCAAACGGCAGTAATGCATTGACTAAAACCGGCTATATCGCCATCTCAAGAGTTTCAAGCATTCCTGTCACCAGCTTCTCTGCGTCTCAGACTTCAGAAAAAACACCTTTTATTATTCGCTTTACTGACCAGAGCACGGGATCTCCAGTTTCATGGAAATGGTTTTTCGGAGATGGAACTAATTCAACAGAACAGAATCCCGTACACACCTACAATAAATCCGGGAATTATACTGTTTCTTTGACGACAAGTAATGAGGGGGGAAGTAATAGGGTACAAAAAACAAGCTACATAAGCGTAGTCGCTGAAAACGGTTTTGTCACGTCGAATCCGGGCTATATTGTCCCTTCCACCGCCTTTTCAGCAAGTCAAACTGCAGGAAGTATGCCTCTTACTGTTAGTCTTACCGACGAGAGCACAGACTCACCTGCGTCATGGAAATGGACTTTCGGAGATGGAAACAGTTCCACGGAACAGAATCCCGTACATACATACAATAAATCCGGAAAATATTCCGTTACCCTGATAACAAGCAATCCAAACGGCAGTAATGCGTTGACAAAGTTCGGCTATGTTGCTGTCTCAAACATTTTAGATGGGCCTGTTGCCAGCTTCTCTGCGTCCAAGACATCAGGAAGCATGCCTCTTACTGTTAGCTTTACTGACCGGAGCACAGGCTCACCTACAGCATGGACATGGGCTTTCGGAGATGGAAATGGTTCAAAAGAAAAGAATCCCGTGCACACCTACAACAAATCCGGAAGATACGCTGTTACATTGACCGCAGCTAATGCAAACGGCGTTAATTCGTTGAGAAAATCCGGCTATATTGTTGTTTCAAACGTTTTAAACGGCCCTGTTGCCAGCTTCTCAGCATCCTCTACTTCAGGAAAAGCCCCATTTACCGTTCGTTTTACTGACGAGAGCACAGGCCTTCCTTCTTCATGGAAATGGACTTTCGGAGATGGAACCAATGCAACAACGGAACAGAATCCTGTACACACATACAATGAGTCAGGACTCTATTCTGTTACACTGACCGCAGCTAATGCAAATGGCTTTAATTATTTGACAAAATCCAGCTATATTGCTGTCACAAGTATTTTAGACACTCCGGTTGCCAGTTTTTCGGCATCTTCTACTTCAGGAAGTGCGCCTCTCAATGTTAGCTTTACCGACGAGAGCACAGGTCTGCCGACGTCATGGAGATGGACTTTCGGAGACGGAACCAATGCAACAACGGAACAGAATCCTGTCCACACATACAATAAGTCAGGACTCTATTCCGTTACATTGACCGCAGCTAATGCAAACGGCAGTAATACGTTGTCAAAGACCGGTTATATTGCTGTTTCAAACTCCCTTGTTGCTGCCTTTTCCGCATTCCCAACTTCAGGGTCTGCACCGCTCAGTGTGAATTTTACTGACAACAGCACAGGATCGCCGGCTGCATGGAAATGGTCTTTTGGTGATGGAAATTCCTCAACAGAACAGAATCCTGTCCACATATACAATAGAACAGGACGATATACTGTTAGTTTAACGGTAAATAATTCGGAAAGCATCAGTAGTGAAGCCAGGACCAGATACATCGTAGTTAGTAAGTAAATTCGTAGTCAGCAAGTAAATATACCGGATCGAAAAAAATGGCTCTGTAGAAATCCATCCATATCAGCTTCAAGAGGCTGAAAATAGATCAAAAGAGATCCTGAATTCAGTTTTAATTAATTGGGGTCGGTTCTTTCAGAGGATTTCCACAGAGCACCCCGATATGTACCCTTTGATATATCGGTCTCTTCGAATTTTTCAGCTGTCTATTGGGAGTTACCTCTTTTTTGTGGTTGGGCAGTTATGGTTGCAGAACTTCTTGATCCACTGTTCCCAAACCTTGCTGGATGAAAATGCTCCTATAGATATTGTCGCTGCTGTGCCGGATGGTACGACTTTCTGGGAATTGTAGATGATCCCGACTGAAATGGCATTCGTACTCAGCTTCTGTAATCCCGAGTCAATAAATGCGTAAGTCACATTATCAGTTTGTCTTCATAAGCATTCAGGCGTTTACCGGATCCCGGATAGCACTGAATTCTCCGTAACCATCGTTTTCAATCTCCATCAGCTTGATTACATCGGCATTCATATCTGTTATATATCTGTTATGGCATCGAAAATCCTGGCTCGCTGGCGTTCGAATTCCGCTTGCGATTTAGCCTCTCTCGAGGTCTGGAATCCTCCGCCCTGGCCATCACCGTTGAAATAGTTTTCCACATTAAAATTGGCGATCTTTATAGTACCACCCACGGATTCAGGCTTATGAGGACTTGGGTTTGATACTGAAATATTTCGGATACTTTGAGGATGGATCCTGTATTCTCCGAAGCCAAAGCTCAGGATTCCGGTAATACCCCGAACGGAATCTCCACTCTGCAGCGTTAAGGGGAAGGCCCCAGGGTCAGGATAGCTCTTTTTACTTCCATCGTCGAGGATAAGTTTGCTGCGCTGATTTAAGGTCTGGAGGGTGATGGCCGGTAGTCCGGGTTTGGATAAACTTGTAGGATTTGGCAACCGTGAGGAGGGGGATAGAGTTTTTTCGCCATAAAGAGCAAAGTTGTAATTGGAAGTGATGATAAATTCCTGTGGCAATTCGACCAGCATGCCTTCGTATCTCTCAAAGTATTTTGTATCCTCTGCGGGCAGCGTAACTGGCAGAACAGTAACCTGAAACGAGCTTGCAGTCTCGTTTAACTTCGTAATTTCGGACAATTTTATCTGCGTTAGCCCAAATGTTTCTTTGACTATTCCTGTAACCTGCACCGTATCTCCTATGGATATGTTTTCGATTTTTCCCAGCTCTCCTGGATCATAGACGAAGATTCCTTCTGAGGTCCCCGGCAGGTTATCCGCATCCCTGTCTTCTTCCTGTAAATAGAATCCATTGAGTTTATCCTTACCCTGGAAATCGCCAACTACGATTGCTTCTACAGAAACATTTTCGTCAATCAACGGACTTGCCAGCCCTTCTCCCTGGATAACATTAATCGCTGTAATATCTTCCTGGGCCAGGCTGCAATTTATAGTGAGAATTAACGTAATTCCAGCCAGAAAAATAAAACTCATTCCTGCTCTTAAACCTATTTCACTACCCCCAATATTGATTCGTCAGGAATTATTTTCGAATATTTCCCCAAATATCCAAAAACTTGGATGCTCGAAAAACGCTCACCGCTCATGATATCCTTCGAAAACTATTCTTCGAATACCAGGCACAAAAAATGAAAGTGAATTGGGTATTTTCATGCCAGACAAACGAGGTCTCTTAAAGTTGTATATCCCCATGCAACTTTCAGTTATCTTCGTGGAATTCGAAAGTTTCCGCCCAATTCAATAATAATTATAATTATTTGTATTTATAATTATAAATAATAAAGCTTGTCTGTAGCATTTTTTAACTCATTACCTGGTCAGATCTAAAATTTATTTATCGCATTTTACTGGTTTAACTGTTTATTTTGCTATGTTAAGAAGCGAAATATTAAGAAAAGAGGAGATTAAGAATTCTCGGAAAGACACTGGAAAAAAAATAAGATCATTCTTTATCGCTATATTTCGTGTGATAATTTCTCAAATAAATTTTTATGTATGGATGATGTTTCAGATTTAATGTATATTTTTTTCAGTGGAACTTTTAATAAATTCCGGTCCCAGGATGGATAAAGGCAACACAGCACTGATTTTAAACCCCTTTCTTGAAGGGATGAAAGAGGTAGGGGCAGAGGTCGAACTCTTCTATACAAAGAAGCTAAAGATCAATCCCTGCACGGGTGAATTTAACTGCTGGCTGAAGACGCCGGGTAAATGTTACCAAAATGACGATATGAACATTTTATATCCCAGGATCGATGCTGCTGATGTTATAGTATTTGCTACTCCCGTCTATGTAGACGGGGTCACAGGTCAGATGAAGAACTTTATTGACAGGATGCTTCCCAGAGTAGAGCCTTTTGTTGAGCTGCGAGATGGACACTGTCGCCACCCGGTACGTGGGGGACCCAAAACCCTCAAATTTTTACTTGTTTCCAACTGCGGATTCAGGGAAATGGATAATTTTGATCCCCTGCTTGTGTTTATGAAAGCTTTTTGCAGGAATGCATCCACAGAATTTGCAGGGGCACTTTTACGTCCTCACGGGGAAGCCCTAAGTTCTATGCTGGAAATGGGTGCTCCGATAGATGATGTTTTTGAAGCAGCAAGGGAGGCAGGCCGCCAGCTTGTAAAGGAAGGAGAAATGTCACAGGAAACCCTTGATATTGTAAGCCGTGAACTCCTGCCAAAGGAAATGTATATTCAGATTGCAAATCAGACTTTCCAGCAGTGCCTGGAATCGCTGGATAGGTAATAACGCAGTCTGACATGATCCTTATCTCTAATTCTTTAATTTTTTGAGGCTAATGGCTTGAATATAAATTTTCAGGTTTTTAATCTGGACTTTTCCGGGGTATATCTAATTAATTTGAAATATATTTTATCTGTTAATGGGCTGCTTAAATCTACCCAGAATACTTTTGTTAAGAAAATCGTAAGAAAATCGTAAGAAAAATGAAATTGAAAAACCCGTGATTTTTGCAGCTTTAGAAGGTACTCTGCAGGGCTTTTACGTCTCTGTCCTATCTATCTGGTCAATCCTTTATCTTAAAAGGCAAGAATACCCCTTCCTCAAAACTCTGAGCTTTGCGAAGAGTTCAGGGAGGGGCAGTTGACTCGCTTATTCCTCCAGAAGAACAACAGGTTTGATCAGGTCTCTTGGTTTATCTTTCATGAGCATGAGAGCCTCTTCTATTTTGTCGAATCCTTCGAATACGTGGGTGGCCATTTTTTCCGGTTTTATTCTTCCGTAGGTGCATAGGGCTGCCATTCTTTCCATTCTAAGACGGCCTCCGGTTGTAAGGCCGCCACGTATGTCTTTGTGAGACATACCCGACCCCCATTCAATACGTGGAATCGGAAGTGTGTCTCCGGTTCCGTAGTAGTTGACGTTTGATACCGTGCCTCCGGGTTTTACAATTTTGACTGCATCCGAAATTGTGTTTTCATTTCCTCCTGCTATGATTACAGAGTCCACACCTTTTCCATTCGTCTTTTCAAGAATCTGCCCAACGAGTCCACCTTTTCTGTAATCAACAACTTCGGATGCTCCGTATTCCAGAGAAAGGTCAACACAGACTTGCCGGCTTCCTACTGCAATGAGCCTGCCTGCGCCAAGAATAGATGCACCTGCCACTGCCATAAGACCAACAGGGCCAATTCCTATGACTGCAACTGTAGATCCTGTTTTAATATTTGCCATTTCTGCACCCTGTATTCCGGTAGTTGCCATATCAGATAGCATGACAGCCTGTTCGAGGGGCATTCCTTTAGGAAGTAGAGCCAGATTCATGTCTGCATCATTTACATGGAAATATTCTGCAAAGACTCCACTTTTGAAGTTTGAAAACTTCCATCCGGAAAGCATTCCATTTGAGTGCATAGGCATTCCATCCTGTGCCTCCATGGATCGCCAGTCTGGTGTAATTGCAGGAACAATTACTTTATCACCCGGTTTGAAGTCTTTGACCTCTGATCCGGTTTCTTCTATAACCCCTACGGCTTCGTGTCCTAAAATCATGTTTTTACGGTTTCCAAGCGCACCTTCCCAGACAGTATGGACATCTGATGTACAAGGTGCGACCGCAAGAGGCTTTACGATTGCATCATATGGTCCTGCTGAAGGTCTTTCAGCATCAATCCAGCCTACCTTCCCAATTTCAAGCATTGCAAATCCTTTCATATTATCCCACCAACCTTTTCAAAAGAAATTATTTTTCAATGTTTTTTAGAGTAACCCGCAGTATTAAATCTGCTGTCGTGGTATTTATAATTACTAAGGATGAAAACTTGAAGTTTGTTTTCAATTAAGTTGAAACATATTTTTTCTTACATGGGCTCGCCTGAACCTAAAGAGAAATTAAAAACCCGAGATTTTTAGACATTTTGGAGAAAGAGCGCTTTACAGGGCTTCTCTATATTA
This genomic interval carries:
- a CDS encoding NAD(P)-dependent alcohol dehydrogenase encodes the protein MKGFAMLEIGKVGWIDAERPSAGPYDAIVKPLAVAPCTSDVHTVWEGALGNRKNMILGHEAVGVIEETGSEVKDFKPGDKVIVPAITPDWRSMEAQDGMPMHSNGMLSGWKFSNFKSGVFAEYFHVNDADMNLALLPKGMPLEQAVMLSDMATTGIQGAEMANIKTGSTVAVIGIGPVGLMAVAGASILGAGRLIAVGSRQVCVDLSLEYGASEVVDYRKGGLVGQILEKTNGKGVDSVIIAGGNENTISDAVKIVKPGGTVSNVNYYGTGDTLPIPRIEWGSGMSHKDIRGGLTTGGRLRMERMAALCTYGRIKPEKMATHVFEGFDKIEEALMLMKDKPRDLIKPVVLLEE
- a CDS encoding flavodoxin family protein, whose translation is MELLINSGPRMDKGNTALILNPFLEGMKEVGAEVELFYTKKLKINPCTGEFNCWLKTPGKCYQNDDMNILYPRIDAADVIVFATPVYVDGVTGQMKNFIDRMLPRVEPFVELRDGHCRHPVRGGPKTLKFLLVSNCGFREMDNFDPLLVFMKAFCRNASTEFAGALLRPHGEALSSMLEMGAPIDDVFEAAREAGRQLVKEGEMSQETLDIVSRELLPKEMYIQIANQTFQQCLESLDR